From the Exiguobacterium marinum DSM 16307 genome, the window CTTCGAATCGAACGAATGCTTCACATCAGAGTTCGTTCCGAGTCGGAAAGACTACTACGAACGCGTGGAGATGATGGCATCCGACAAGGACGCCTTGTTCTACATCGTCGGCAGTGACGAACTGTTGCGCGAGACGATCCACGTACTCCGGACGAACGGGGTGGCATGTGACAATATCAAGATCGACAAGCATGATTTTCAGCGGGAAGACTTTTTAGGCTGACACTCAAACCGGGGACACGTGCCCCGGTTTTTTCGTGCACAGTTGGACGAAGCGCTCGAAGATGCTACGTCCGTCCGGTGTACCGATCGACTCGGGGTGGAACTGGACACCGTACGTCGGATGGTTCGGGTGTTCGAGTGCCATGATGACACCGTCTGTCGTCTCGGCCGTGACTGTCAGTTCGGTCTCTTGTACGACGAGCGAGTGATAGCGCATGACGTCCATCGACAATCCTTCGAAGAGGACACCAGGAACCGTATTGATCCGTGAGACTTTACCATGCATCACCTCGTTCGCCCGTCCGACATTCCCCCCGAACGCCTTGGCGATGACCTGATGGCCGAGACAGACCCCGAGAATCGGGATGTAGCCGGACAATTGTCGAACGACCGCGAGTGAGACACCGGCATCTTGTGGACCGCCGGGACCGGGAGAAAGGATGATGCCACTCGGGTTCATGCGACGGATTTCTTCTATAGTATGTTCGTCGTTCCGAATGACACAGACGTCACTGAAGCGGGCGACGTCCTGATAGACGTTATACGTGAACGAATCGTAATTGTCGATGAGGAGAATCATGCGAACACCTCCAATAGGGATTTGGCTTTGTGCAACGTTTCTTCATATTCCGATACCGGGTCTGAGTCATAGACGATGCCGGCACCGGCTTGAACATGGGCCGTGTCACCTTGGACGACCATCGTCCGGATGGCGAGGGCGAAGTCGAATCCGCCGCGGACGTCGAGATAGCCGACCGCCCCGGCGTAAACTTCTCGTTTCACCGTCTCGAGCTCGTCAATCAACTGCATCGCCCGAATCTTTGGAGCCCCGGAGACAGTACCGGCCGGAAGACAGGCACGGAGCGCATCGATCGGGGTCACATCGTCACGTAAATCCCCTTCGACTTCCGAGACGAGATGCATCACGTTTTTGAATCGTTCGAGCTCGATGTGTTTCGGGATAGTGACCGTGCCGACTTTGGCGACCCGCCCGATATCGTTCCGTCCGAGGTCGAGGAGCATCCGGTGCTCGGCGAGTTCCTTCTCATCTTGAAGGAGTGACTCCGCGTGACGCATGTCTTCCTCGACGGTCTTCCCACGAGGGCGTGTCCCGGCAATCGGATTCGTCGTCACTTTGCCGTTCTCGACGCGGACGAGACTCTCCGGGGAGGCCCCGAGGACGATTGCTTCCCCGAGGTCGATATAGAACAAGTACGGACTCGGATTTTGTTTCCGTAGCGTCCGATAAAAGTGGAACGGGTCCCCGGTGAACGTCGCGTCGATTCGTTGCGACAAGACGAGTTGGAACACCTCGCCTGCGAGGATTGCCTCTTTCGCCTGGAGCACACGGTCGATGAATTCATCCTTCGGTGTCAAAATCTGCTCGCTCGTCCGGACGACCGGTTCGAGGGCGTGCGTCTCCGGTGTCTCGAGCTGTACACGGATGGACTCAAGTCGCATCGTAGCATCCGTCTCACTCGTATCAAGCAAGATGACCTGTTCTTCGAGGTGGTCGTATAAGACGACCGTCTCATAGCGCTGGAAGAGGGCGTCTGGCAAATCACGCGTCACGATCGGCGTGTTCGGGATTGGTTCATATACGCGAAGCAAGTCGTAGCCGATATAGCCGACGGCACCGCCGATGAACGGGTATGGGGCAGTGAAGTCGTCACGAGTAATGCGTTTTGACAGGGCATGGAGCGGGTCGTCCGCATAGACCGTCCCCGTTGCATCCGTCACGTCGTTCCCATCGACCCGGATCGTCTCGACCGGGTTCGCCGCGATGATGGAGTAGCGACCGTGCTTGCCTTCCGCGCGACTTTCGAGTAATACCTTTCGTTCACCTTGCAGTCGGTGGAAGATTGCCACCGGTGTGAGTTCGTCGCCATTGATCATAAGTTGTTGCATTGAAAGAACCTCCTTATAATTGTGAGTAGAAAGGGGATGCATATATGTCAGTCTTACGACCGGACCAATTTTCAGGTGAAGCGTTGACCGAGCATATCGAACTCGAGGACACGCTGTCACCTTACGTTGATATCAAATCTGATGAACTGAATTTTGAGTATTTTGAGGCTGTCGTTCGTCATGCCCAGCAATTGTTTGATGCGTTGTTCGAAGAGGGCGACCCCATCCGGATCGTTTGGCATGTATATGGACAACCCGTCAAACCGACCCGTCTGTTCTGTTATATCCGAGACAAATCGGTGCGCTTCAAGACGACCGCCACATCGTGCATGTTCGATGACGAACCGTTATGGATGTTCACCGTGCCGATAGCGGACAAGTCCGCAATCCGTGTGCGACCACTCCTCGAGGCGATTTGTTATCGAGATTTTTATAGAAAATCGAAACCTCGTTTGAACGGTCAATATACGACGTATCCGTTCGTTCAGTTCATCCACGAACGAGAGGGGCACGTCTTGTTCGTATACGATGACCGCGGTGCGTATATCCGTGGTACCTCACCAGCCCACCTCCAATCGCTCAAACAAAAAATCTCCCCGCCCCGCATGCCCGATCGGACATGAAGGACGAGGAGATTCCCCGTGTTGCCACCTTCGTTGAAAGACGCCTTGTCTTCCCACTCATCGCGAACCATCATTCGCTGTCCCCGATAACGGGAGGACCCGTCAGAGCCTACATGTCGGTCTGAACGCTCAAAAGCCCATTCG encodes:
- the trpE gene encoding anthranilate synthase component I, with translation MQQLMINGDELTPVAIFHRLQGERKVLLESRAEGKHGRYSIIAANPVETIRVDGNDVTDATGTVYADDPLHALSKRITRDDFTAPYPFIGGAVGYIGYDLLRVYEPIPNTPIVTRDLPDALFQRYETVVLYDHLEEQVILLDTSETDATMRLESIRVQLETPETHALEPVVRTSEQILTPKDEFIDRVLQAKEAILAGEVFQLVLSQRIDATFTGDPFHFYRTLRKQNPSPYLFYIDLGEAIVLGASPESLVRVENGKVTTNPIAGTRPRGKTVEEDMRHAESLLQDEKELAEHRMLLDLGRNDIGRVAKVGTVTIPKHIELERFKNVMHLVSEVEGDLRDDVTPIDALRACLPAGTVSGAPKIRAMQLIDELETVKREVYAGAVGYLDVRGGFDFALAIRTMVVQGDTAHVQAGAGIVYDSDPVSEYEETLHKAKSLLEVFA
- a CDS encoding anthranilate synthase component II; this translates as MILLIDNYDSFTYNVYQDVARFSDVCVIRNDEHTIEEIRRMNPSGIILSPGPGGPQDAGVSLAVVRQLSGYIPILGVCLGHQVIAKAFGGNVGRANEVMHGKVSRINTVPGVLFEGLSMDVMRYHSLVVQETELTVTAETTDGVIMALEHPNHPTYGVQFHPESIGTPDGRSIFERFVQLCTKKPGHVSPV
- a CDS encoding DUF3885 domain-containing protein, whose amino-acid sequence is MSVLRPDQFSGEALTEHIELEDTLSPYVDIKSDELNFEYFEAVVRHAQQLFDALFEEGDPIRIVWHVYGQPVKPTRLFCYIRDKSVRFKTTATSCMFDDEPLWMFTVPIADKSAIRVRPLLEAICYRDFYRKSKPRLNGQYTTYPFVQFIHEREGHVLFVYDDRGAYIRGTSPAHLQSLKQKISPPRMPDRT